In a single window of the Mauremys reevesii isolate NIE-2019 linkage group 3, ASM1616193v1, whole genome shotgun sequence genome:
- the PFN4 gene encoding profilin-4 produces MNQIQSLLNDCLIKTKHVEHAAIIKLKDETVWASTPGFNLQPQHALLLSSAFFKNLLHVRREGLYFKEQHYKCVRADECSIYLKNEDIGLIAVKTDSYILVATYSEGMYPSVCVEAVEKLANYFRDKEN; encoded by the exons ATGAACCAAATTCAATCTTTGCTCAATGATTGCctcatcaaaacaaaacatgtgGAACATGCGGCCATCATCAAATTAAAGGATGAGACTGTATGGGCATCAACCCCTGGCTTTAAT CTGCAGCCACAGCATGCCTTACTCCTCAGCTCTGCTTTCTTCAAGAACTTATTACACGTCAGAAGGGAAGGACTTTACTTCAAGGAGCAGCATTATAAATGTGTCCGAGCAGATGAGTGCTCCATCTATCTTAAAAAT GAGGACATAGGTCTGATAGCTGTGAAAACAGATTCATACATCCTGGTTGCTACTTACTCTGAGGGCATGTATCCCAGCGTGTGTGTGGAAGCTGTAGAGAAACTGG cgAACTATTTCAGAGATAAGGAAAACTGA